The DNA sequence TCGATGCTCTTGGCCGCCTCGGGCGGCGCAACCATCTTGCCGTCCTTGTCAATCGTCGCCTTGCCGAGCAGGTTCACGCCTTTCTGGTAGTAGGCTTCGGCCTTGTTGGGATCGGCGGCGATGGCCTTGTCGAAGGCGGCGTTGGCCTCATCCACCTTGCCGTGGTTGGTCAGCACCGCGCCCAGGTTGTAGTAGTACTGCGCGGCGCCGGCAGGATCGACCTGCGCGGCGGCGTTGTACTCGGCAATGGCCTCATCGGTTTTGCCGGAATTCGCCAGCGCCTGGCCGTAGTTGTTGTGATAGCCGCCGAGCCCCTGGCAGGAGCGCGACGAGGGATTGGCGCCGCAGAGCGCGATCGCCTTCTGGAACGATTCGGCCGCGCTGGCGTAGATGGCGTTGCGCGCAGCCGTATCGGTCGCTTTCTTGGCGGCGTCAAGCTGATATCCGCCGAGCGCGCCCCACAGCAGGTCGCGGTTGGGATCGGCCTGCGTGGCCTGCTGCATGAGCGTGATCGCCTGGTCGAGGTTGCCCGCTTCCTTCGCGGCTTTGGCGCCGGCCAGCAGGTTGTTCAGGTTGCCGACCTTGGCGTTCTCCTTCTGCACGGCTTCCTGCTGCGCCTTCTGTTCCGGCGTCATCTGGGCCTGCGCATTCTGCTGCTGCTGCGCGGCCAGCTCGTTGAGTTTGAAGTTGATCACGTTCTCTTCCGGATTCAGGCGCGTGTTGTTCCAGTAGAAGAGCTGCTGGCCGTTTTCGTAGAGCGTGATCTTGTACTTGCCCGGCTGAATGCCGAGCGTGAAGAACTCGCCTTTCTTGTTGGTCTTGAGCGAGTACTTCTGTCCGCTCTCCATGTTGACGGCCTCAACTACGCCGTCGGTGATGGGCTTGCCCTCACGGTCGAGCGCCACGCCCTTCAGCGTGGCGGTGAACTGCGCCCACATCGGCGCGGCACAGAGCGCCAACGCCAGCAGTACGATCAGTGCGGAATGTCTTTTCATGCAATCCTCCCCGCTGCGGAAGCGGGTGTAGCCCGTCCGCGAAAACTTTTGCCTCGATCCATCCCCGCGCAAAGACGTCAGCTCGCGCTGCGCTCCCGCGTTTGTGCGTATGGAATGGGATCGGCGGCGCCGGCGGCGGCAAACGCGCGCAGGCGCAGGACACAGCTTTCACACGCGCCACAGGCGCGGTCTTCGCGGCTGTAGCAGCTCCACGTTAAATCGAACGGGGCGCCCAGTTCAAGGCCGAGCCGCACGATCTCGCTCTTGCGCATGCCGATCAGCGGCGTCACCACCTCGATACGGCCGTCGCGCGTGCCCGCGCGCACCAGCTCGTTGAACGCCCGGTAGTACTCCGGGCGGCAGTCGGGATATCCCGAACTGTCTTGCGCCACCGCGCCGATGTAGACCTTTTGCGCGCCCAGCACCTCCGCCCAGCTCACCGCTGCGGCGAGAAAATGCGCGTTGCGGAAGGGCACATAGGTGACGGGAACCTCGCCGGCGCCGATCTCGGCGCCCGCCTCGGGGACGGCGAGCTTGGTGTCGGTGAGCGCGGAGCCGCCGATCAATCCCAAAACGTCGTTGCGCAGCAGCAGCCGCTTGCCGATGCCGAGCCGGTCGCATACCCGCCCAAACGCCAGCCGCTCGCGCGCTTCGGTGCGCTGCCCGTAGCTGACGTGAAGGGCGGCGGCATCGTGATCGCGCGCCGCCAGCGCGGCGCACACCGCCGAGTCCATGCCCCCGCTGAGCAGGACCACAGCCCTGCTCCTGGTGACCGCCAACGTCATTGGGATGATTCTAAAGCTTGGATGGCGCGAGCTGCCGTTGGGCTGCCTCAAGAGCAGTACCGAGCACCGTGTGCTCAGTGCGACGTGGTATTCGGCAGTCGGCAATGCCCACTTAGCTTTTGGCCTTTGCTCAGTTCAGCACGGATTGATGGCCACGTGCCAATTGCCAAGGGCCAGGCGCCGGATTCCCTCGGTACTCGGTACTTCAAACTCCTTTTGTCTGCGGCTCCCAGATGAACTTATGCAGTTGCAGGCCCAGGCGAACGTTCAGCTGGTCGGCCAGGATCCACTCCGAAAGCTGGCGCGGATCGAGGAGGGCGTTTTCAGCCGTCCGGCCGACGGCGTCTTTGCGAAAGGCGGGCGAAAAGATGACCTGCGTGCGCGACGTGAGATCGTGTTCGCCGACGAAGTCGCGCGCGAACTCGTAATCGGCGCGGTCTGCAATGACGAACTTGGCTTCGTCCTCGGGCGTGAGTTGGGGCAGATTTTCCGGCAGGAACGTGCCGCCTTCGCCCGAGCCGGGACACTTCACATCTGCGATGACGACTACTCCTTCCGGCACGTCAGCCAGCGGGCGCTCGCCGCTGGTTTCCAGAAGCACCGTGTATCCCTCGTCCAGCAAACACTGCATCAGCGGAATCAATTCGCGGGCCTGCAGCAGCGGCTCGCCGCCGGTGACTTCCACCAGCTTGATGGGCGCGTGGCGGCGCACCTCGGCCAGCACCTCTTCCGCTGCCATCTTGCGCCCGCCGGTGAAGGTGTACTCGCTGTCGCACCAGCCGCAGCGCAGATTGCAACCCGTCAGGCGCACGAAGACACACGGCAACCCGGCGTAACTGGATTCGCCCTGGATGGATGCGTAGATTTCCGTGATCTGCATGCGTGAACTGCCGCCAGCGCGGCGGCCCTTAGCAATGAGCACTTGGCATTTGCTCTCTGAGGGGTTGAGCACGAACCTGGACGGTCAAATGCCAATTGCCAATTGCTCACTGCCGGCTCATTCAAAGTACGTGGCCGTCGTCGTATCCGTCTCCCAGATCGTCACTTCTTTCACCGAGACCCGGCCCTTGGTGACGCGGGCGAGGTGCTCCGTCGTCTCGCGATAGAAGTACTGCGCGATGTTTTCCGCCGAGGGATTGGTCGAGGTAAACGGCTCCAAATCGTTGATCATCTGGTGGTCGAGCCGGTCGATGACGTGCTTCATCGCTTCCTTCAGGTCCTTGAAGTCGAGCAGCAGGCCCGCCTTGTCGAGCTGCTGGCCCTGCAAGGTGACGCGGACCTTGTAGTTGTGTCCGTGCGGGTTCTCGCACTTGCCGCGGTAATTCCGCAGGTAGTGTCCGGCGGCGAAGGAGTCTTCAACCGTGACCTGGAACATCGAGTGTCCTCTCTCGAGCTGGAAGCGGCCCGGCCAAAGACACAGCGCGTCGGCTCGAGCAGTGGGAAACACTCTATTGTAGCGCGGTGCCTGCGGCAGACGGCGTGGCTGTGATCAGGCGCGCGGGCCGGCGGTTTCCGCGTCGCTACTGCGGCGCCGAAGCGCGGCGATCCAGAGCAGGAGCGATTGATCCAGCAGCGCCACCGTTTCTTCCTGGTTGGGCGAGCGGTCATCCGCCCAGTGCGCGAGCACGCCCCGATAGAGGCTCCAGTAAAGCTGAGCCTGCACGGCCGTCAGCGTCGAGAAACCGTGGCGCCCGACGATGCTGTTGATCTGATCGAGGTGGGCCCGCGCCAGCGGCGATCCGGCACAGTCCTGCCTGACCGATTGAGGCAACACGGCGGGCAATGCCAGCCCGAAATATTCCCGCGCCGGAACCATCGCCCGCAGCCCCGCCCAGACGAAGGCAAACAGCTCTTCGTCGAGCGACTCGTCACCACGAAGCCGCGATTGGTAGTCCTGCCGCGCCAGGGAAAGCCTGGCGCCCGCCATCGCCACCGCGAGCGCTTCCTTGGTGGGAAAATAGTTGAACAGCGTTCCCACCGCGATCCCCGCCTGCTCGGCGATGTCTCGCGTCGTCGTCGCCTCCCACCCCTTCTGCGCAAACAGCTCGGCGGCAGACTGCATAATGCGCTCGTAGGTAGCGGCTTTGGTGGCAGCGGTTACGCGCACGCCTTTATATTATAACTGAGCGCGCTCATATTATTGCAACAGAACGCTCTGAAGGCCCTCGTTTCATCAAATATGAGCGCACTCATATTATTATATATGATTTACACTAAATGACTTATATAGCAACTAGTCCTGGGATTTGATCCCGAAGAATTCCTCGACTTCGGGCAGCTTCGTTGTCTTGCGGTAGTCCGGCAGGCTGCTGAGGAACACTCGCCCGTACTGCTTCTTTAGAATGCGATTATCGAGCAGTGCCAGCAGGCCGCGATCGTGGAGAGACCGAATCAGCCGTCCGAAACCCTGTTTCAGCGTGATGACGGCGGCCGGAACCTGGTACTGGAAGAAGGCATTGCCTCCCTCGTCGTCAACCGCGCGGATGCGCGCCGCCACCACCGGATCGTTCGGCACGGCAAAGGGCAGGCGGTCGATGATTACGCAGCTCAACTGCTCGCCCTGCACGTCCACGCCCTGCCAGAACGATGCCGTCGCGAACAACACGGCGTTCGGCGTGGCGCGGAATTGGTCGAGCAGCGCGCTGCGCGGCGCTGTGCCCTGCAGAAGCATTGGGTACTCGATCTCGCCCAGCAGCCGGTTGTAGATCTCGTGCATCTGCGCGTAGCTGGTGAACAGGCAGAAGGCCCGCCCGCGCGTGATCTCCAGCAGCTGCCGTATGCGCGCCGCGGCCTTGGGCACGAACTGCTCGGTGCGCGGATCAGGCAGGTCGGGCGGCACGTAGAGAATGGCCTGTGACTGGTAGTCGAAGTGCGAAGGCACCACCAGTTCGCGCGCGTGGTCCAACCCGAGCCGGCTGCGAATGTACTCGTATCCGCCGCCGACGGCGAGCGTCGCTGAAGTCAGCACCGCCGTCTCCAGGTTCTCGAACAGCACCTGGCGCAGGATCTGCGAGACGTCGATGGGCGTTGCCTGGAGCGCCACGTGTCCCTGGGCGCCGCCAGACGCCCGGCCGCCACGCTCGAAGTTCCGCCGCTCGATCCACACGACCGTGTTGCGGTCGTTGTTCTCCATCACGAAGCCGAGTTGCACCCGCAGCTCCTCGGCCCGTCGGATCAACATGAAAACCTCCTCCGGCTTGGTGGAGAACGCCTCCAGTTCCGCGCTCACACGCTTCAGCGCGTTCTGCAGCCCGACGAACTCGTCGCCGTTTTCCTCCAGGAACTCAGGCCGCGCCTCGAAGGCAAAGCGGCCCTCCCCCGCCGGCAGCAGGGAGAAGAACAACTGTGCGCGCTGCCGCAGGCTGCCAATGGCCGAGGCGATGGAGGTCGAGAGCATCTGCTTCTGCTTCAGCACGGCTTCCGCGTCGCGCGCCAGCTCGTCGAACCGCTGCCGGCTCACGCCGATGCCGAAGTAGCTGCCCGCCACGTCTTCCAGCTCGTGGGCCTCGTCAAAGATGACCGCGCTGAACTCGGGCAGGATGCCGGCGTCAGGCGCGCCCTCGGCCTGCTGCCGGATCGCGAGGTCGGCGAAGAACAGATGATGATTGACGATGACGATGTCGCTCTCGGCCGCGCGGCGATGCATCTCGGTGATGAAGCAGCGGTCGAACTGCTGGCACTTCTGGCCGATGCAGGCGTCGGCGCGCGCGTCGAGTTTGGGCCAGAGCTGATTGTTTTCCGCCAGCAGCGCGAGCTCGGCCCGGTCGCCGGTTTCCGTGGTCCTCTCCCAGTCGGCGATCACGCGAAACTGCTCGATCTCATCGAGCCCGCTCAGGATGGGCTGTTCGCCCAGCGTGTATAGCTTCTGCCGGCACAGATAGTTGTTGCGTCCCTTCATGTAGCAGACGCGCAGCGAACCATCGCCGTTAGGGAAGAAGACGCGGTCGAGGAAGGGCACGTCTTTGCGGAAGAGCTGCTCCTGCAGGTTCTTCGTGCCGGTCGAGATGATCACGCGCTTGCCCGAGCGAATGACCGGCACCAGGTACGCCAGCGTCTTGCCAGTGCCCGTGCCGGCCTCCACGATCAGGTGACGGCGCTCTTCCAGCGCCCGCTCAACGGCCTGCGCCATCTGCAGCTGGCCGCGCCGGAATTCGTACTGCGGATGCGCCTTTGCCAGGATTCCGCCCGGCGCGAAGAACTGGTGCAGCGTCCAGGAAGTGGCGGGTTTGGCGGTGCTGGACACGGGAAAAGCGGCGCGCGAACTTTATAATAGCCGGTTCGCTCCCACGCGTTCTGTTCGCCCGATCACCCGATGGCCCGATTACCCGATCAACCCACCGTCACCATCGTCGGCCGGCCCAACGTAGGCAAGTCCACGCTCTTCAACCGGCTGGTGGGACGCCGGCGCGCCCTTGTCGGCGACGAGCCCGGCATCACCCGCGACCGCATCTACGGCATGGCGCACTGGGCGGGACGTGATTTCCGCGTGGTGGACACCGGCGGCATTTTGCCGGGAGCGAAGGAAATCATCCCATCGGAAATCTTCCGCCAGGCGCGCGTTGCGCTCGATCAGGCCGACGTCATCGTGATGGTGGTCGACGGGCGCACCGAACTCGCCGCGCCCGATCGCGACCTGGCGCGCCTCCTGCTTCGCAGCGGCAAGCCGGTATTTCTCGCGGTCAACAAAATTGATGTCCCCGCCCTCGAGGCGCAGGCGGAGAACTATCGGCAGCTCGGCCTGAAACACCTCGTACCCGTCTCGGCCGAGCACGGCAGCGGTGTTGCCGAGCTGCTTGACCAGATCATGCGCGCTCTGCCGCCAAGGCACGCTGCAGGAGAAGCAGAGCACGCAGGGGAAACGCAGGGAACTTCGGTCGCTGTGGCCGGCGACCGACGGCCAACGACCGACGACGCCTTTGCTGACGACCAACGACCAACCGCCCGCGACGAAATTAAGGTCGCCATCATCGGCCGGCCCAACGTCGGCAAGTCCACGCTGCTGAACCGGCTCACCGGCGCCGATCGCGCCGTCGTGTCGCCCGTCCCCGGCACCACGCGCGACGCGGTCGACGAAATCGTAACCCGCGACGGGCAGGTGCTGCGCTTTATCGACACGGCCGGCATCCGCCGCAAGGGCCGGACCGAGCTGATGGCGGAAAAGCTCAGCGTGGTGATGGCGCGCAAGCATCTCCAGTCGGCCGACATCGCGCTGCTCATGATTGACGGCTCGGAAGGCGTGACCGCGCTCGACGCCAACATCGCCGGCTACGCGCACCAGAGCGGGCGCTCAGTGGTTCTCGTCGTGAACAAGTGGGACCTGGTGCAGCAGCGCGCGCGCGAGCTGGGCGAGCGGCGTTTGGCGTCGCGCGGCGCGCATACCGCCCGTCGCGCCAAACTTCGCCCAGCCGATCCGCAGCGATACGAGCAGGAGGCGCGGCACTCCCTCAAGTTTCTCGGCTACGCGCCCATGGTCTTCGTTTCGGCGTCGAGCGGCCGCAATGTCGAGAAGATTTTCGAGCTGGTGAAGCAGGTGGCGGCCGAGCGGCGCAAGCGTGTCTCGACCGGCGAAATGAATCGCTTCCTCAAGCACGTGGACTTCGATCGCGCCCCGGCGCCCTTCTCCAAGCAGGTCAAGATCTTCTACATGACGCAGGCCTCCACCTCGCCGCCTACGTTCGTCATCTTCACCGACCGCGACGTGAAGCTGCACTTCTCCTACGAACGGTTCCTGGAAAACCAGGTCCGGCGCGCCTTTGGCTTCGTGGGCACGCCCATCCGCATCATCAACCGCGCACGGGAAGAGAAACCAGGACAAAGAGGACGCTGAGGCGCGGAGGTCCCCTTCCCATTGCCCTCTGCGTCCTTTGCGTCTTCTTTGTCCTAATTACGCCGGCTGCGGCGCGGGCGGAATCTCCGGCCCCTCGGGCGCGATCGGCGGCGGTGGCGGAGTGAGCCGCGCGGCGAGTGGCCGATAGCGTCCCGCGAAGAAGTGCATCGAATATGCGGGGAAAAACACGGTGACAGGCGACGCGAGCATCGCCATCAGGAACACCATCACGCAGAGCAGGACCAGGCCCACGGTCGCGGCCAACGCGATGGTAAACACGTTCCAGGTAGCGCCCGCCGCGCCCGCGGCCACGATGATGAG is a window from the Terriglobales bacterium genome containing:
- a CDS encoding helix-turn-helix domain-containing protein, translating into MQSAAELFAQKGWEATTTRDIAEQAGIAVGTLFNYFPTKEALAVAMAGARLSLARQDYQSRLRGDESLDEELFAFVWAGLRAMVPAREYFGLALPAVLPQSVRQDCAGSPLARAHLDQINSIVGRHGFSTLTAVQAQLYWSLYRGVLAHWADDRSPNQEETVALLDQSLLLWIAALRRRSSDAETAGPRA
- the queC gene encoding 7-cyano-7-deazaguanine synthase QueC; this encodes MTLAVTRSRAVVLLSGGMDSAVCAALAARDHDAAALHVSYGQRTEARERLAFGRVCDRLGIGKRLLLRNDVLGLIGGSALTDTKLAVPEAGAEIGAGEVPVTYVPFRNAHFLAAAVSWAEVLGAQKVYIGAVAQDSSGYPDCRPEYYRAFNELVRAGTRDGRIEVVTPLIGMRKSEIVRLGLELGAPFDLTWSCYSREDRACGACESCVLRLRAFAAAGAADPIPYAQTRERSAS
- a CDS encoding radical SAM protein, with translation MQITEIYASIQGESSYAGLPCVFVRLTGCNLRCGWCDSEYTFTGGRKMAAEEVLAEVRRHAPIKLVEVTGGEPLLQARELIPLMQCLLDEGYTVLLETSGERPLADVPEGVVVIADVKCPGSGEGGTFLPENLPQLTPEDEAKFVIADRADYEFARDFVGEHDLTSRTQVIFSPAFRKDAVGRTAENALLDPRQLSEWILADQLNVRLGLQLHKFIWEPQTKGV
- the queD gene encoding 6-carboxytetrahydropterin synthase QueD, whose translation is MFQVTVEDSFAAGHYLRNYRGKCENPHGHNYKVRVTLQGQQLDKAGLLLDFKDLKEAMKHVIDRLDHQMINDLEPFTSTNPSAENIAQYFYRETTEHLARVTKGRVSVKEVTIWETDTTTATYFE
- a CDS encoding tetratricopeptide repeat protein; its protein translation is MKRHSALIVLLALALCAAPMWAQFTATLKGVALDREGKPITDGVVEAVNMESGQKYSLKTNKKGEFFTLGIQPGKYKITLYENGQQLFYWNNTRLNPEENVINFKLNELAAQQQQNAQAQMTPEQKAQQEAVQKENAKVGNLNNLLAGAKAAKEAGNLDQAITLMQQATQADPNRDLLWGALGGYQLDAAKKATDTAARNAIYASAAESFQKAIALCGANPSSRSCQGLGGYHNNYGQALANSGKTDEAIAEYNAAAQVDPAGAAQYYYNLGAVLTNHGKVDEANAAFDKAIAADPNKAEAYYQKGVNLLGKATIDKDGKMVAPPEAAKSIEKYLELQPQGPFAADAKTLLDSMGQTVQTSFGNTSRKPKGK
- a CDS encoding ATP-dependent DNA helicase, producing MSSTAKPATSWTLHQFFAPGGILAKAHPQYEFRRGQLQMAQAVERALEERRHLIVEAGTGTGKTLAYLVPVIRSGKRVIISTGTKNLQEQLFRKDVPFLDRVFFPNGDGSLRVCYMKGRNNYLCRQKLYTLGEQPILSGLDEIEQFRVIADWERTTETGDRAELALLAENNQLWPKLDARADACIGQKCQQFDRCFITEMHRRAAESDIVIVNHHLFFADLAIRQQAEGAPDAGILPEFSAVIFDEAHELEDVAGSYFGIGVSRQRFDELARDAEAVLKQKQMLSTSIASAIGSLRQRAQLFFSLLPAGEGRFAFEARPEFLEENGDEFVGLQNALKRVSAELEAFSTKPEEVFMLIRRAEELRVQLGFVMENNDRNTVVWIERRNFERGGRASGGAQGHVALQATPIDVSQILRQVLFENLETAVLTSATLAVGGGYEYIRSRLGLDHARELVVPSHFDYQSQAILYVPPDLPDPRTEQFVPKAAARIRQLLEITRGRAFCLFTSYAQMHEIYNRLLGEIEYPMLLQGTAPRSALLDQFRATPNAVLFATASFWQGVDVQGEQLSCVIIDRLPFAVPNDPVVAARIRAVDDEGGNAFFQYQVPAAVITLKQGFGRLIRSLHDRGLLALLDNRILKKQYGRVFLSSLPDYRKTTKLPEVEEFFGIKSQD
- the der gene encoding ribosome biogenesis GTPase Der, whose translation is MARLPDQPTVTIVGRPNVGKSTLFNRLVGRRRALVGDEPGITRDRIYGMAHWAGRDFRVVDTGGILPGAKEIIPSEIFRQARVALDQADVIVMVVDGRTELAAPDRDLARLLLRSGKPVFLAVNKIDVPALEAQAENYRQLGLKHLVPVSAEHGSGVAELLDQIMRALPPRHAAGEAEHAGETQGTSVAVAGDRRPTTDDAFADDQRPTARDEIKVAIIGRPNVGKSTLLNRLTGADRAVVSPVPGTTRDAVDEIVTRDGQVLRFIDTAGIRRKGRTELMAEKLSVVMARKHLQSADIALLMIDGSEGVTALDANIAGYAHQSGRSVVLVVNKWDLVQQRARELGERRLASRGAHTARRAKLRPADPQRYEQEARHSLKFLGYAPMVFVSASSGRNVEKIFELVKQVAAERRKRVSTGEMNRFLKHVDFDRAPAPFSKQVKIFYMTQASTSPPTFVIFTDRDVKLHFSYERFLENQVRRAFGFVGTPIRIINRAREEKPGQRGR